The Malus sylvestris chromosome 8, drMalSylv7.2, whole genome shotgun sequence genomic interval ccacggcatcgttggggttaagccacttagctatggagacaagtgaatgcgcaacaagggatttctaaccttcaaacagttgagggagaatactctatgatatgatttggaatctctggccagagtatgaatgagattagggaatgcgttccaaatcacattcaaggaaatcatataagcacacgaatcacattggatagtagacatgaataaataaactatcataccaaacaatgtggtcaagagtattagattagagaaggaccgtattgcatttgtaatcccaaactgaataggttctctatcctcttctgattagcttgggtaaccatgatatgctgctaggtgtcactcatggtttgtggaagccctaaacgtgtgtaatcactaaagggagaattgaaaatagtttcgattcacaatcgatgtaaaatggttttaatcgcccactacctcgctaaaaggaacctaatggatcgcacaccataaaaggtggagattgaagattaaacggaaatgagtaagaatgattaaatggtttaatcatttatttatggcaaggattaattaatatgttaattaatcaaacgaataagttcgttaaagacttcgggatagttttggaccttaaggcccaatgggcttcgaacgtcaagcccattaacttaagttgtatgacaatttaatgaatgaagattcattaaagcccaaaagcccaaaatcccctaaatggccggccatagtgtgatgaattagggttttggttatttaggtcacttaaagaagtgactatataaatgactttataactaaatattcattaagtgataaaaagggtttatttttggggaaaattggtgagaattgtctctccattttctctctaaaaaggccaacaccttggagggtacatctagcaatcctactactccaaggtcactcatttcttctacaatctaaccttggtgaagagacttagaggttctcaattttgggaacttggagaacctattcttccatccaaatccatggatctaagaagcaaggaatgaaggccctatctctttgggtgattagcctttgcttatgcaaagaggaatctacaaaggtattaatttcaactcactttgttttgagttgattattggttcaccaatctactaggctttgaatttcatggtcatgttttgtttttgagtgcatacaagcatgattccgcctttaattgttaattgcatgctatatgatgttgctcaaatgaacatgttttctcaaaataattccttcaggtGAATGATTATACCACTTCTCTAATGAAACAAAAAGTATTTAGTAAAGTTGTTGCACTACAACGCCATACACAAAAGGGTAAATATCACAAAACATTGGGTAAGACAAAATATAGGAGGAGGTTTATTTTTTGCGTGCCGATAAAGATGCCATGATATCTAGATGTTTTTACTGAAATTTTTCTCTTAATGAACAACGTAATCCAGACTTCCatagtgaagtttttttttttccaaccaaTGATAATGTATGAAATGATCAGTCTATCAATCACCATCACCATTGCAATCTACTTTTACCATGACAAATTTGCCATGCTGAGATCATGATCTTTTCTTGGAGAACATTGTCAGATAGCTACAATGGGCTTTAATATTGGGCTTAAATCAGTCCACTATGGGTTATGGGCCGGGTCCCCATACATTGGTCTTAGCTGTAAGCCCACGGCTCTACGAACTCGGCTTAATGCAAAAGTACTTCATTCTTACCGCTATTGGCAAAATTCTCGTTTCCCTTCAGATTTTCATAAGAAAATGCCGTGAAGATTAAACATTCAGACTACTCTTCTTTCTTTGTAATTAACAATATTTTTTTCGTTAATCACAAAATAATCACCGTGATTAAAACCCAGATTCAAGATTCATCTGAATATTCAGCGCAATTGTAAATTCTCTTtgaattttggaattttttttctgGAGTGGGCAATTTCGGGTAAAATGAAAATTACGCATTACCCAAATGGTTATTTATCCTCAATTTTTCTGGTAAAATTCTTCCATTTCTTGCTTTGTTTCAGTATTTGCTCAAATGGGTCTCTGGTATTCACCATTTTCCTAGAtgtatctttcttgttttctcctACATTTGAAAATTTAGCTCGTTTTGTATTTGTCAATGTTTTTGAATTGTTGCCATGGAATTTGAAAAGAATTTCATTGTGCTTGTTGCTTTTTTAATCCTCAAGAAGTGTAGATTTTGTTGCTTAATGGGGTTAATGTGGCATTCCAGTTTCCTGATATGGTTCTTCATGTTTAGGAGAGCAACTTATGTAGAACGAGTTCACTTTGGTGTCCCTTTGCCATAGTCATTCGATTATTAGAGCGGGACGTTATGGTGGCGAGACAATTTTTGAGTTTGGTTTTATTATCTTTTGCAGGTATGAAGGTTTGGATTGATATATACGGTCAAGACTTCTTCTGCAACCAAACTCATTTCGGTTTGTTGCTTCTAAAGTGGTGATTGATGGGTTCCGTTTTGGGCCATTGGATTTACTTGTGTTTTCACATACATTGGTTTTTCTACCGGAAAGAGTTTTCCTCAAATCAAGGAAGATGTGAAAAAGGATTTTCTACCAGCCTTTGTTTTGGAAGGAGGCTTATGGCCAATTGTGCAAGTAGTAACTTTTCATTTTATACCTGTGAGATATCAGCTCCTCTATGTCAACTTCTTCTGCTTGTTGGATAGCTCCTTTTTGTCATGGTTCAAGCAACAACAGGACGCTCCATGGAAGCAATGGATGAAATCTTTAGTATATGTCAAAAAACTACAAATTCAGCTTTCGTTTGAGGCCTCGATGATTACAGTGCCCCATGTAAGAAAAGTAAAACAGTTGAGTGAAAAAACTGAGATACCTATTGGATGTGAATGTAAATAACATGTGTTGTGCACATGATATTAGATAGAAGTGTAAATGACATGTGATGTGCACATGGGATTAGTAGTTTACTCTCTAAGTCAATGTATTAGAAGAGTTTAAAAGGGGCTTTTCCCTCCATGTATTGTAAGAGTGTAAAAATACAATTgcagaaaaggaaataaaaattcTTTGAGATTCATAGCTTCTTCTCTaaacctttcttcttctttgtataATTTGTGAGTTGTTCTTGATCTCTTCAATGTGTTAAGATGGTACCAAGAGTCAGGTTCAATTGCGCGGTGCTCCCGATTCATGTTTTTCGCTGCTCCGATTACTGTTAAGGTGATATTTTTCTTGTAAATTTCTAATTAGTTGTTGAAGTTGGAATTTGTTTTGGGGATTTTGAAGGCTGATGCCATACAAGAATGTTGTTTGAAGAATTTGTTGATGAATTGCCTCAAGGTCGATGCcaaatgtgttgattgtttGCTTGTAAATGTGATGTGGATCTGAAGGTCGATGCCGGTTATGTTGATGAATTAGTTAATTCTTTAAGGCCGATGCCATATCTAAGTTTCTTTCATTCTTGATAATTTCTGAAGAATATATCGATTGTAGTTGggttttcttgaattttgtcaTCTGGGTTTTTCTTACCAACATAAGAATGTCAATATTGTGCATTTGTTTCTATTGCTGGGTATTGAAGATTGTTGTTGCTGATCATCATGTCAAATTATGTGAAGATTGAAAGCTTGTTGGGTATGCTTACTATTAAGCTTATTGATGATAATTTCATAAAGTGGAATTTCCAGTTTTCGTCTGTTTTACGTGGctatgatttatttgatcattTCGATGGTAGGCTGTTGTGTAGTAGCCTGATGCTCGATGACCTGCTGTTGTGTGGTAGCTTGCTGCTCGGCAATATGCTGCTGAGCAGTGGCCTACCGTTTGGTGGTGGGTGGTTGTTGCTCAGTTCCATAATCAAACATACAAACTTTATCACCTTGAAACTCCCCTTGAAATGAGGACTCAAAGGAACCAAAATAAATCTCCGtttcatgaaaaatgacatCGGTAATGATAAACATTTTCTTGGTTCGAGGGTGATAGCATCGATAACctttctaagtagtagcataccTCATCAAGACACATCGAAGTACTCGAGGTTCAAGTTTGTTTTGTCGTTATGAAGGGTGCACGTGGACGAAAGCCACGCAGCTAAGAACACGAGGGGAAAGGTTAGGGACTGGTGAGCAACTGAGCAGAGACATAAGAGTCCAAAACGATGTCTGAAACTCAAGAGTACTAGAGGGAAGCCGATTAATAAGGTAGGCAGCATACGTGAGGGCCTTACCCCAACAATATAAGGGAAGATGTGCCTCAAGAAGAGAAACACGAACCATTTCTAACAAGTGTCGATTCTTCTGTTCAGCCACCCAATTCTCAATAAGACTTAGTTTAGAGAAAAtggatcataacctcttcttgagcgttatagagcttggattttaaattTCCACTTCCAGGAGgtgagtcattggaacctatacgtCCATAATGTTTgatgcatgagacatcaacattccTATATCCGCGGATTGTCCTTCTGGGACATGGATCCATGTGGCGACATCATACAACAGTTATGCTTTGGGAATGCAATAGTTTAGTAGtgccatattcttcttctttcaaatgACTGAATTTTTGAGTCTGAGGGTCTACCACGCTTTAGGagtgcaacagataaatcatttgtTGCCacattattttgtccaacagagacatcaattcttgcaaACACATTTGCAGCTAATATATGTGATTTTATCACTTTCCgttgcatcattaaatgcatctggcatttgattggcaatactttgaagatgaacaattattctcacttcattttcacattgattgctgcgtgaatcaaaataagacaaagtgGGTACATCCCACAACAATTCTCGTCGTTCTTTTGaaacggtcttttctccccctaacggcgggaaAACTGTCTATTCAAAATGACAGTCTGCAAACCGTGCGGTAAACTTATCCCCAGTCAAGgattccaaatattgaatgatatatGGTAAATCAAATCCAACATAAATTTCCAGTTTGCGTTGATGCCTCATTTTAGTACGTTGTGGCAATGCAATAGGTACATAGATAACACAACTAAAGTGTAATGTTTGTCAGGTAAACATGAAttgtactgagaagtattgatggtTGGCACCAGGTCTCAACCAAActaataatgcatcatgtaaaaTGGCATCTCCCCATGTAGAAACTGACAATTTCTTTTTCATGAGCAAAGTGCATtaatcaatttcatccgcttaataaatgcttctgctaaacatttttgagtatggacatgaggaacatgatgttcaacatcaatgcccagtgacatgcaatagtcataaaaaatttgaaatgtaaACACTCATGGATTATATCATTATTTACATGAATCAAGGAACTTAtagtccttatttaatagtttGTGGACTGAGACTTTTATggctttattacaattaagttgttGCACTGCGACACTTCAAACTTATGGTACTCATCAAGGAACTTCATGTCTGATCTTGAGGTCAGGGAACTTCATGTCCAATCTTTTTGTATGATGATGATCAAGGAAATTCAGGTCCGTTCTTTTTACATGGTGGAACTTCGGGttcaatcattttatatgatgaggatcaagaaactgcaggttctgatctgatcaaGGAATTTCGGGTCCTGTATATACTTATCATAACAAAaagaagtacaataaataaactAAAGTAATATGCGGTAATTCTagccatggtaaataaatttcttttaagtaaataaaactTGTGACAAAGACTTTAATtcaacaccattcacataaataaatcaaaacttaaagcaaagGGCGATAATTCCATTTACTGTAAATAAATTACTTTTAAGTATATGAAACTTTTGAAAGGGCTTTAAACCATCACCATTCACATAAAACAAAAGTATTAGACCCTTTTAATAAAGAAATAGACCGACAAGTCCATTTTGAatatcatcattttcttttttcttcttttcacatgGGGCCAACACACTATTCCAAAAcctttttctatttcttttttcttcttttcacatggtgcattggcaccatgtgaaaagaagaaaaaaaaaaggttttgaaATGGTGCGTTTGCACcatgtgaaaagaagaaaaaaaaatgatgatatTCAAAATGGACCCACCAGTGCACTTCTTTATTAAAAGGGTctgatatttttgttttatgtgaATGTTGTTGGTTTaaagtcttttcttttatttcattcattttattttatttttacaactcTTTAAGTCTTTTTAGTTACTCAAGAAGTGATAGTAATAATAAGTCTCAATTTGTGTTCCTCCTCCGGTGAGTTTCGAAAAAGTCGAAacggttcccataagttttggagtcagGAGTAGTGtctgcaacttatgagaagatcaaaCTGTTAGATTTAgctcaaattttagtatgatatggataagaggataccaaacaactttcgtgaagaaacaGTTTTGATCTGGGCTACTAAAAATGGAGTTTCGGTACTCATAAAATGGATGTCCAGTTTTTTGCTGAATTGAAAACTGGGTTGGTGTTTCAGACATCTGCAACGATCGCACCGTTAtaattttctgaaaatttgatatgttATAGGTactgagcagatgaacaactttcaagaagaaagtatttcaatctGAGGTCAGCAAGTTGGAGTTCAGAGGCTGTTTACATAGCTGTCAGATTTTCTACGGATTTTGAGTCTGTACCcttttgcttctgcaaaggATGACATACAGTCATACAACAAGATATATAGTTGCTTTAAGAAAATCAGTAGTACAGAGATTTGgagatgaaatgaaaagattttcttatctgtgagatttCAGCTGACAGAGGTGAGAAGTAGGTAGTGCTTCACCGGATTtgtggcgttgtgctttccactgacacgagaacttctcgtggtgataacgtgttgtaaaatcgacagtATGTGTGCAGTAGAATCAAAGTAAATAAGACAcaatatttacgaggttcctctacagtcagtgtgactggagtacgttctcggggcagcagtgatgcttttatttataatctAGAATAATATGAGTACAAAAATAACTCTCTATACTctcatctcttcttcctctcttttctttccccttcctctttctttcttccgtttgttttgtgtgtgtgcTCTCCTCCTTCTCATTCACTTTATAGGCAAAGAAATCACTATTTATATGGGTCATCCACGTATTATTTATAACATATAGGACGTAATTGAGGAGAGCCCGTGAacgaaattttaattattttttaataaatttcttCCAACTAATCTTCCAACGAAAACTCTCACTTACTTTACTTTTATATATGAATGGGGAAGCAGCATGTGATCAGTAAGACAGTAACTAGATGCTGTTGTTGTTGGTGGTGTTGGAAGTGGAAATCCCGTTCACCTTCCATTGTCTCACTAGGGCTATATAGGCCGCTACGAGTTGATATGGGAAAAGAGCTTGGGTGGACAACATCACGATAACGTTATTCGTACGACAATTCTCACAATATAAAATTCAAATGTATTCTACGTTTTAATAGAGAGAACCTTTGATAGAGGTGTCATGCGATCCGGAGTATAAGACAAGCTAATAAAACGTTGCCACAGTGATATTTATGAAGCCAAACCAACCGAACATCGTTAGGGTTTGTGCGTGTTTGTGAGGGGGAAATGGAATCCATTGCCCCATTGAGATTTTTCTGCAACCAGATTCCATGCATGCTCGCTCTATGTGAGAGCTAACCTAATAAAGCAGTCATGCCGAAGTCTCTCTTTTGATATAGGTGCCCATATCAGATAGTTGAGTCTATAGACTTCAATCATAAAAGTCATTAGGCACCCATCACTCACCCATTCAGTGTTTATCCTTAAgctctcttcatttgtaagtaagaagttttaagttcgattattgccaaaggtaaatttgaaccacattattgctaacctattgtgaggctaaacacATCCCCTCTccgttagtgtagataatatcatttgtgaaaaaaaataatctCTTCGACTTCTCAAAGTCTCAAATTCAGATTGAACAAATTTGCATACGGGGCCACTAGTGGGGGACCCACAAAAATTTCACGTACAAGTTGACTGACTTTTCTTGCTGGCACTGTTTCTACTGGGAGATGCTCCAATTAATAAGAAGATACAAAGGAAGATGTAAAAGTAGGGCAGATGACAACAATGCTTGCTTGGTTCCCAGGATTTAGGTTACAAGAGTTGGATGCTGTCTTTCTTCTTGGAGTACTCGTCTTTCATCCCGGATCAAAATCTAATATGTTTCTTTCCGTTCCTCGCAAGCCACTTAGTTCTCCGAAACAAGAGATCAAAAAGATTGTCCTCGTTTTTTCAACTGAGTCGCCAGTGTTACACCGTTGGAATACTTCGAGTAAACTAGAGTATGTATAGGATACACCGGCGCTAAAACCCTTTTTCAGCTAATTTCATGTCATTCAACCTGTCAGATAATCCTGCTCTTCGATAGCCGGCAACCAACAGATCATAAGTTGATTTCGTAAGTTCATAAGAACCCTCAATACGTTCCAAAAACAACTCCAGCCTGTCATGAGCCGAGCACCTGAAGTACGAACAGATTACCTTTTCGACATCATCCTGATGTTTAAATGACAATCCTTGCTTCAACATCCTCCCAACAGAGTACTCTACATCATCCAATCTATCCAATGCGGCATTCAACCGTATAATTCCACAGTGGACCAGCAACAGAACTTCCGAAACTTGATTGGCCTCCGTAAGAATTACAAGCAACTCCTCCAATTTCTCCACCATCTTAAGTTCAATGTACAATCCCACAACCATCTCAGCCATCTTCTCGTTGATCTTCAATCCGGCATCTAACACTATCTTCAAAAAGTCTATTACTAAATCAAAGTTTCTCCGTTTACAAATCCCTTCCACCATACTTTCCAATACGGGCAAGCTTGGCATGTGCCCTGATAACACCATTTCTTCATAGAACCCATCACCCAActcaaaattgtttgatttaaTGCAACCCGAAATCAGATATTCATAGGTTTGAACACCAGAAGTGAATCCGGCAGCCTTCTTGGCCGAGTACCAAGCTTGCAAAGAATCAGCATTGCCCAACTTTGAGAATGCAAACATGAACGCATCATATGTGTCGGAATCGGGTTTAAATCCCTCCGAGCTCTTCATTATCTCAAATAGGCTTAAAGCTGTCAACACATTACCGGAAGAGAAGCAAACATGTATAAGGGAGTTGAAAACGGCAGAAGTGGGTTTGATTCCATTAGCCTCCATAGAAGAAAACACTTGCattgcaagtgggagattgtgaATTTTTCCACACAGAGATATCAGCTCGGAGTAACGATCATGATATCTCTCGTTCGCCCCGAGCAACTTCTCCAGTTTCCACTCCAAAACCTGACTAATCAAACAATGCGCAGACATATATAAGTAGAAGTTGTTTTCAATCTTCTTGCCAACCAAGAAAAATGCAAATTATCCAATTAGACTAATCAATCACAGTGCctgtttgaaagtgcttttactAAAGCCCTCTTAGATAACCAAAATCGTTTATGGCAATGTTTGTCACAGATTTTTTTTGCTACTTATGGATTGTAAAATATTAGAAATTGTTTCCACTCCACGTGCTTCCAATAAAAGCACTTCCAGTAAAAGAGCGTATGAACATAAAACCTTTCGTTTCCAAACGAATGCTACTTTCTTATGGGCATTCCGTAAAAGCCCAATTGAGTTGAGTTCTGGACTCATTTCCCCACTTAAACAACATaaaccatttcattttctattgattttctcagcaaccaaacaccgGGTgagaaaatacaaaaacttctcaagaatctaactttgAGCTACAACTATCCTAGTTAAGGAGCGGTAACATTACCAATCGGGATTTCtcgggagaggaagaagaagcgaGAGAACTGACGAGGGATTCCCAGGAAAAATCCGAGCTTTGGAGGGCGGAGAATTCATCGGAAGAGAGTAAGGATTTGATGCGTGAATTGGGTTCCTCCACCAACCTCCCAAGAAGAAAGCTTGTTTGGTTGCTCAGCCAACGCCGAGAGTGAGGGCTACTCGCCGAAGCCTTGTGCTTTAAACCCCTTCTCGCAGCCGATAAAACTCGGCAGACCAACGCCATGGCTCTGTTAGTTCCTCTACTCTACTGGAAAGTCGGAAGAAACCAACTCAGATAAGCACCGGAGGTGCAGGCCCAAGCCCAAGTACAACCCAGGCCCAAGCTAAATCTTTCACCTACCGATGACAATGTGGGGCAGCGGAGCGGGGTAAGGGAAACGATTTTTGCAcatttgttttcactttttaagatagagaagtgttattggcactctaaaaatcttattttacactCCTCATaggtgtatttttctttctaaatatagaaagtttggagtgtagaatgagatatttggagtgctaataacaattcccttaagATAACCTTGTATGTTTTTGTTtccaaattaaacaaattagCCGATAAAAAGCTATATGATAGCACCCAAATTTTTTCGATTtggagaagaacatgtgatcacctacaatagtgggtcgtcaaaaacacaaatagattttcttctaatgaggaaagaggatcgtataacttgtaaggattgcaaagttataccaggagagagcgtggctaatcaacatcgcttgttggtgatggatgtacatatcaaaagagtgagaaaaaagaacaagacttggaagtgcccaaggactagatggtggaatctaaaagaagaaaaacaagccattttcaaagagaaagtaatcacccagtgtgtgtgggatagagagggggaagctaaccaaatgtgggattccatggctagttgtatccgaaaagtagcaaaagaggtattaggagagtccaagggctttgccccacaccaaaaggaatcttggtggtggaatgaggaggtacaaacaaaggtgaaggctaagaaggaatgttgtaaagccttatacaaggataggaccgatgaaaatggtgaaaggtatagaaaagcgaagcaagaggcgaagaaagctgtgagtgAAGCTAAGTTaacggcttatgacgatatgtataagcgattagataccaaagaaggagagttggatatctataaactagctagagcaagggaaaagaagacaagggacctaaaccaagtgaggtgcatcaaggatgaggatggaaaggttcttgctacagagaacgcggttaaagacagatggaaaggttattttcataatcttttcaatgaatgacatgaaaggagtgtttctttaggggagttgagtaactcagaagagtgtagaaa includes:
- the LOC126633303 gene encoding pentatricopeptide repeat-containing protein At3g18110, chloroplastic-like, with product MALVCRVLSAARRGLKHKASASSPHSRRWLSNQTSFLLGRLVEEPNSRIKSLLSSDEFSALQSSDFSWESLVSSLASSSSPEKSRLVLEWKLEKLLGANERYHDRYSELISLCGKIHNLPLAMQVFSSMEANGIKPTSAVFNSLIHVCFSSGNVLTALSLFEIMKSSEGFKPDSDTYDAFMFAFSKLGNADSLQAWYSAKKAAGFTSGVQTYEYLISGCIKSNNFELGDGFYEEMVLSGHMPSLPVLESMVEGICKRRNFDLVIDFLKIVLDAGLKINEKMAEMVVGLYIELKMVEKLEELLVILTEANQVSEVLLLVHCGIIRLNAALDRLDDVEYSVGRMLKQGLSFKHQDDVEKVICSYFRCSAHDRLELFLERIEGSYELTKSTYDLLVAGYRRAGLSDRLNDMKLAEKGF